One Macrobrachium rosenbergii isolate ZJJX-2024 chromosome 10, ASM4041242v1, whole genome shotgun sequence DNA window includes the following coding sequences:
- the LOC136842474 gene encoding solute carrier family 22 member 7-like isoform X2 gives MDTESKMDDRFEGKKPRTVDGFDALLDIVGSRGRYQRRLIYYVLSPICVFIGYNTCQILFQVAVPDHWCHVPGRENTTLSEKEWMDLTIPRISNTTQYSQCSRYLLKWTDEANSTFEISGETERCVDGWDFDQGQFWATVASTNGWVCEQGSAHNILTINMVGNAVGTFIFPMLADRLGRRPIFYALLSNHLVFTLAYIWMPMYNLHMIFRFLRGFIELTIYLIPHITVMEVLDPEDRAKATTIGWVFWILGMCMTSLIAWIIPHWQYLAMSSLIAPVFGFLYWNHLPESPRWLLSKGRLDDCTDLMLKISEINGKKDVSRVELEKLLLDLSDQREKEVSFLKVFSYSKLRLRSIMISILSPSLYLVYGITMFGINVLPDNQFLSHFILSASELPSNGLGLVLLHYTGRRMACYITFITTAIWCVVALFCTHDQWLMVVVLALIKFFITTALLVMYVITAEIFPTPVRSSGLGIMGLTGQVAMAIAPSVLNAGLGPTFQYWIMLGLLGVSLLTSLTLPETLGLPLPQTFQEAEDMGKGRPLTTWVHHWNQHKYPGRKYSKVDLSVSPEEISKLRAGF, from the exons ATGGATACCGAGTCAAAGATGGACGACAGGTTCGAGGGTAAAAAGCCGAGGACGGTGGACGGATTCGACGCTCTCTTGGACATCGTCGGCTCGAGAGGCAGATACCAACGCAGACTTATCTATTACGTTCTGTCTCCGATCTGCGTTTTCATAGGCTACAAT ACATGCCAGATTTTATTCCAAGTAGCTGTTCCTGATCACTGGTGCCATGTACCAGGGAGAGAAAACACAACCCTTTCAGAGAAGGAATGGATGGACTTAACTATACCCAG AATCAGCAATACCACTCAGTACTCACAGTGCAGTCGCTACTTGCTGAAATGGACTGACGAGGCAAATTCAACATTTGAAATAAGCGGCGAAACAGAAA GGTGTGTCGATGGATGGGACTTCGACCAGGGCCAGTTTTGGGCGACAGTGGCTTCAACCAACGGGTGGGTCTGCGAGCAAGGAAGCGCACACAACATCTTGACAATAAATATGGTGGGAAATGCAGTGGGCACCTTCATTTTTCCAATGTTGGCTGacag GTTAGGTCGACGACCCATATTTTATGCATTGCTAAGCAACCACCTAGTATTTACCCTTGCTTACATATGGATGCCTATGTACAATTTACACATGATCTTCAGATTTCTACGAGGGTTTATCGAACTGACCATTTACCTCATACCTCATATTACag TGATGGAAGTCCTGGATCCCGAGGACCGAGCCAAAGCCACTACCATTGGCTGGGTCTTTTGGATATTAGGAATGTGTATGACTTCTTTGATTGCTTGGATCATCCCACACTGGCAATACCTGGCAATGTCCTCTCTCATCGCTCCAGTCTTTGGTTTTCTGTACTGGAA CCACCTTCCGGAATCTCCAAGATGGCTTCTTTCCAAAGGGAGACTTGACGACTGCACAGACTTGATGTTGAAG ATAAGTGAAATCAATGGGAAGAAAGATGTGTCTCGCGTGGAACTTGAGAAACTTCTGCTCGACCTGAGTGACCAGCGCGAGAAGGAAGTGTCCTTCCTGAAGGTGTTCAGCTACTCAAAACTGAGGCTGAGAAGCATCATGATCTCCATTTTGTC TCCCTCTCTGTACTTGGTATATGGGATCACAATGTTTGGAATCAACGTCTTACCTGACAACCAGTTTCTGAGCCACTTCATTCTCTCAGCATCCGAACTCCCAAGTAATGGCTTGGGCTTGGTGCTTCTCCATTACACTGGGCGAAGGATGGCATGCTACATCACATTCATTACAACTGCCATTTGGTGTGTGGTGGCCCTCTTTTGCACTCACG ATCAGTGGTTGATGGTGGTAGTCTTGGCTTTAATAAAATTCTTCATAACAACCGCTCTTCTTGTGATGTATGTCATAACTGCTGAGATCTTCCCAACACCTGTCAGGTCATCTGGGCTAGGAATCATGGGTTTGACTGGACAGGTAGCAATGGCAATTGCTCCAAGTGTGTTAAAT GCTGGATTAGGTCCTACTTTCCAGTACTGGATTATGCTGGGTCTCTTGGGTGTAAGTCTCTTGACATCACTCACATTGCCAGAAACCCTGGGACTTCCTCTGCCTCAAACATTCCAGGAAGCTGAAGATATGGGCAAGGGACGTCCGCTTACCACCTGGGTCCATCACTGGAATCAGCATAAGTATCCTGGAAGGAAGTACTCGAAGGTTGATCTATCAGTCAGTCCTGAAGAAATAAGCAAACTTAGAGCT gggttctga
- the LOC136842474 gene encoding solute carrier family 22 member 7-like isoform X1 has translation MDTESKMDDRFEGKKPRTVDGFDALLDIVGSRGRYQRRLIYYVLSPICVFIGYNTCQILFQVAVPDHWCHVPGRENTTLSEKEWMDLTIPRISNTTQYSQCSRYLLKWTDEANSTFEISGETERCVDGWDFDQGQFWATVASTNGWVCEQGSAHNILTINMVGNAVGTFIFPMLADRLGRRPIFYALLSNHLVFTLAYIWMPMYNLHMIFRFLRGFIELTIYLIPHITVMEVLDPEDRAKATTIGWVFWILGMCMTSLIAWIIPHWQYLAMSSLIAPVFGFLYWNHLPESPRWLLSKGRLDDCTDLMLKISEINGKKDVSRVELEKLLLDLSDQREKEVSFLKVFSYSKLRLRSIMISILSPSLYLVYGITMFGINVLPDNQFLSHFILSASELPSNGLGLVLLHYTGRRMACYITFITTAIWCVVALFCTHDQWLMVVVLALIKFFITTALLVMYVITAEIFPTPVRSSGLGIMGLTGQVAMAIAPSVLNAGLGPTFQYWIMLGLLGVSLLTSLTLPETLGLPLPQTFQEAEDMGKGRPLTTWVHHWNQHKYPGRKYSKVDLSVSPEEISKLRAVS, from the exons ATGGATACCGAGTCAAAGATGGACGACAGGTTCGAGGGTAAAAAGCCGAGGACGGTGGACGGATTCGACGCTCTCTTGGACATCGTCGGCTCGAGAGGCAGATACCAACGCAGACTTATCTATTACGTTCTGTCTCCGATCTGCGTTTTCATAGGCTACAAT ACATGCCAGATTTTATTCCAAGTAGCTGTTCCTGATCACTGGTGCCATGTACCAGGGAGAGAAAACACAACCCTTTCAGAGAAGGAATGGATGGACTTAACTATACCCAG AATCAGCAATACCACTCAGTACTCACAGTGCAGTCGCTACTTGCTGAAATGGACTGACGAGGCAAATTCAACATTTGAAATAAGCGGCGAAACAGAAA GGTGTGTCGATGGATGGGACTTCGACCAGGGCCAGTTTTGGGCGACAGTGGCTTCAACCAACGGGTGGGTCTGCGAGCAAGGAAGCGCACACAACATCTTGACAATAAATATGGTGGGAAATGCAGTGGGCACCTTCATTTTTCCAATGTTGGCTGacag GTTAGGTCGACGACCCATATTTTATGCATTGCTAAGCAACCACCTAGTATTTACCCTTGCTTACATATGGATGCCTATGTACAATTTACACATGATCTTCAGATTTCTACGAGGGTTTATCGAACTGACCATTTACCTCATACCTCATATTACag TGATGGAAGTCCTGGATCCCGAGGACCGAGCCAAAGCCACTACCATTGGCTGGGTCTTTTGGATATTAGGAATGTGTATGACTTCTTTGATTGCTTGGATCATCCCACACTGGCAATACCTGGCAATGTCCTCTCTCATCGCTCCAGTCTTTGGTTTTCTGTACTGGAA CCACCTTCCGGAATCTCCAAGATGGCTTCTTTCCAAAGGGAGACTTGACGACTGCACAGACTTGATGTTGAAG ATAAGTGAAATCAATGGGAAGAAAGATGTGTCTCGCGTGGAACTTGAGAAACTTCTGCTCGACCTGAGTGACCAGCGCGAGAAGGAAGTGTCCTTCCTGAAGGTGTTCAGCTACTCAAAACTGAGGCTGAGAAGCATCATGATCTCCATTTTGTC TCCCTCTCTGTACTTGGTATATGGGATCACAATGTTTGGAATCAACGTCTTACCTGACAACCAGTTTCTGAGCCACTTCATTCTCTCAGCATCCGAACTCCCAAGTAATGGCTTGGGCTTGGTGCTTCTCCATTACACTGGGCGAAGGATGGCATGCTACATCACATTCATTACAACTGCCATTTGGTGTGTGGTGGCCCTCTTTTGCACTCACG ATCAGTGGTTGATGGTGGTAGTCTTGGCTTTAATAAAATTCTTCATAACAACCGCTCTTCTTGTGATGTATGTCATAACTGCTGAGATCTTCCCAACACCTGTCAGGTCATCTGGGCTAGGAATCATGGGTTTGACTGGACAGGTAGCAATGGCAATTGCTCCAAGTGTGTTAAAT GCTGGATTAGGTCCTACTTTCCAGTACTGGATTATGCTGGGTCTCTTGGGTGTAAGTCTCTTGACATCACTCACATTGCCAGAAACCCTGGGACTTCCTCTGCCTCAAACATTCCAGGAAGCTGAAGATATGGGCAAGGGACGTCCGCTTACCACCTGGGTCCATCACTGGAATCAGCATAAGTATCCTGGAAGGAAGTACTCGAAGGTTGATCTATCAGTCAGTCCTGAAGAAATAAGCAAACTTAGAGCTGTGAGTTAA
- the LOC136842474 gene encoding organic cation transporter 1-like isoform X3 — protein sequence MDLTIPRISNTTQYSQCSRYLLKWTDEANSTFEISGETERCVDGWDFDQGQFWATVASTNGWVCEQGSAHNILTINMVGNAVGTFIFPMLADRLGRRPIFYALLSNHLVFTLAYIWMPMYNLHMIFRFLRGFIELTIYLIPHITVMEVLDPEDRAKATTIGWVFWILGMCMTSLIAWIIPHWQYLAMSSLIAPVFGFLYWNHLPESPRWLLSKGRLDDCTDLMLKISEINGKKDVSRVELEKLLLDLSDQREKEVSFLKVFSYSKLRLRSIMISILSPSLYLVYGITMFGINVLPDNQFLSHFILSASELPSNGLGLVLLHYTGRRMACYITFITTAIWCVVALFCTHDQWLMVVVLALIKFFITTALLVMYVITAEIFPTPVRSSGLGIMGLTGQVAMAIAPSVLNAGLGPTFQYWIMLGLLGVSLLTSLTLPETLGLPLPQTFQEAEDMGKGRPLTTWVHHWNQHKYPGRKYSKVDLSVSPEEISKLRAVS from the exons ATGGACTTAACTATACCCAG AATCAGCAATACCACTCAGTACTCACAGTGCAGTCGCTACTTGCTGAAATGGACTGACGAGGCAAATTCAACATTTGAAATAAGCGGCGAAACAGAAA GGTGTGTCGATGGATGGGACTTCGACCAGGGCCAGTTTTGGGCGACAGTGGCTTCAACCAACGGGTGGGTCTGCGAGCAAGGAAGCGCACACAACATCTTGACAATAAATATGGTGGGAAATGCAGTGGGCACCTTCATTTTTCCAATGTTGGCTGacag GTTAGGTCGACGACCCATATTTTATGCATTGCTAAGCAACCACCTAGTATTTACCCTTGCTTACATATGGATGCCTATGTACAATTTACACATGATCTTCAGATTTCTACGAGGGTTTATCGAACTGACCATTTACCTCATACCTCATATTACag TGATGGAAGTCCTGGATCCCGAGGACCGAGCCAAAGCCACTACCATTGGCTGGGTCTTTTGGATATTAGGAATGTGTATGACTTCTTTGATTGCTTGGATCATCCCACACTGGCAATACCTGGCAATGTCCTCTCTCATCGCTCCAGTCTTTGGTTTTCTGTACTGGAA CCACCTTCCGGAATCTCCAAGATGGCTTCTTTCCAAAGGGAGACTTGACGACTGCACAGACTTGATGTTGAAG ATAAGTGAAATCAATGGGAAGAAAGATGTGTCTCGCGTGGAACTTGAGAAACTTCTGCTCGACCTGAGTGACCAGCGCGAGAAGGAAGTGTCCTTCCTGAAGGTGTTCAGCTACTCAAAACTGAGGCTGAGAAGCATCATGATCTCCATTTTGTC TCCCTCTCTGTACTTGGTATATGGGATCACAATGTTTGGAATCAACGTCTTACCTGACAACCAGTTTCTGAGCCACTTCATTCTCTCAGCATCCGAACTCCCAAGTAATGGCTTGGGCTTGGTGCTTCTCCATTACACTGGGCGAAGGATGGCATGCTACATCACATTCATTACAACTGCCATTTGGTGTGTGGTGGCCCTCTTTTGCACTCACG ATCAGTGGTTGATGGTGGTAGTCTTGGCTTTAATAAAATTCTTCATAACAACCGCTCTTCTTGTGATGTATGTCATAACTGCTGAGATCTTCCCAACACCTGTCAGGTCATCTGGGCTAGGAATCATGGGTTTGACTGGACAGGTAGCAATGGCAATTGCTCCAAGTGTGTTAAAT GCTGGATTAGGTCCTACTTTCCAGTACTGGATTATGCTGGGTCTCTTGGGTGTAAGTCTCTTGACATCACTCACATTGCCAGAAACCCTGGGACTTCCTCTGCCTCAAACATTCCAGGAAGCTGAAGATATGGGCAAGGGACGTCCGCTTACCACCTGGGTCCATCACTGGAATCAGCATAAGTATCCTGGAAGGAAGTACTCGAAGGTTGATCTATCAGTCAGTCCTGAAGAAATAAGCAAACTTAGAGCTGTGAGTTAA